The Candidatus Krumholzibacteriia bacterium genome includes a region encoding these proteins:
- the thyX gene encoding FAD-dependent thymidylate synthase, giving the protein MSHETESRQPEKLERPRVAALDDVLGRPFKVLDDGFVRVVDYMGSDESIVQSARVSYGKGTKLVHEDRGLIRYLMRHRHTTPFEMCEIKFHVRVPMDCWRQWIRHRTANVNEYSTRYSLAIDAAQATAPDEWRLQSKGNRQGSAGFVEARAGEALTHQEAELHRSARRIYEERIAMGVAREQARKDLPLSTYTEAYWKIDLHNLLHFLSLRMEDHSQEEIRMYAHTMGEKIVAHWVPLVWEAFLDYRMNSLFLSSIELEMVRAIASGEADHAVAVARRLNWLETGKTGALKRNRERDELESKLQQLNLSVPWR; this is encoded by the coding sequence ATGAGCCACGAAACCGAATCCCGCCAACCGGAGAAGCTCGAACGCCCACGTGTCGCTGCGCTGGATGACGTGCTGGGCCGGCCGTTCAAGGTGCTCGACGACGGCTTTGTCCGCGTTGTCGACTACATGGGTTCGGACGAGTCCATCGTGCAGAGCGCGCGCGTCTCCTACGGCAAGGGAACCAAGCTGGTCCACGAGGATCGCGGCTTGATCCGCTATCTGATGCGGCACCGCCACACCACGCCGTTCGAGATGTGTGAGATCAAGTTTCACGTGCGTGTGCCCATGGACTGCTGGCGCCAGTGGATCCGGCATCGCACCGCCAACGTCAACGAGTATTCCACGCGCTACTCGCTCGCCATCGACGCCGCCCAGGCCACCGCGCCCGATGAATGGCGGCTGCAGTCCAAGGGCAACCGGCAGGGGAGCGCGGGGTTCGTGGAGGCCAGGGCGGGCGAGGCGCTGACCCACCAGGAGGCGGAGTTGCACCGTTCGGCGCGGCGCATCTACGAAGAACGCATCGCCATGGGGGTGGCACGCGAACAGGCGCGCAAGGATCTGCCCCTGTCCACCTACACCGAGGCCTACTGGAAGATCGACCTCCACAACCTGCTGCACTTCCTCTCACTGCGCATGGAGGATCACTCCCAGGAGGAGATTCGCATGTACGCGCATACCATGGGCGAGAAGATCGTGGCCCACTGGGTACCACTGGTGTGGGAGGCGTTCCTCGACTATCGCATGAACTCGCTCTTCCTCTCGTCCATCGAACTGGAAATGGTGCGCGCCATCGCGTCGGGAGAAGCCGATCACGCGGTTGCCGTCGCGCGCAGGCTCAACTGGCTGGAGACCGGCAAGACGGGTGCGCTCAAGCGCAACCGGGAGCGCGACGAACTGGAGTCGAAACTCCAGCAACTCAACCTCTCCGTACCC